Genomic window (Elusimicrobiota bacterium):
ACATCTAACGAGTATGAGTTTTTCACACCCTTGACAGGCAGTGCGCGTATCTTTTTGATTTCGTTAAATGTTCTACCGGGTGAATAATAACAGACAGGCACACCTTCACGGAATGAATCAACCGGGTCTATCAGCCGAACTGGTGAGAAGATAAAGAAGCGGAATATATATGGATTTTCAGTTCGTTTCATTACTACTTTGAGTGTTGGTGTTGAAGCGGCAACAATGAAATCAATATTCGCCATTACAAATGTGCTTACATACACAAGTTTGAAATTAACCGGCATATCCGGCACAAAGCAATATACATAGTATGTGTTGCCAAGCACAATATCCGGGATTACATAACTACCTTCGCTATCTGTTTTTACCGGTATTGCGGGCAGATACTTTGCTGGATTAGTAACATTTTCGGTCTCGTTATATGCGACTATTTTTACATCAGGCCGTTTTTCTTTAGCAGCCCAGGAACCTTCATTCCGAGAATATATTTTACCGGTAATTTTTGCTTGTGCGGTTTTTAATTTGATAGTAACTGATTTGGTCTCACCAGGTTTCACTGCTATTTTTTCACCATTAGCGGCATAGCCGGGCTTCATAACATCCAGCCGATAGATACCGGCTGGAAGACCTTGTAGTGTGAATGTTCCGGACGAATCAGTGATTGTTTTTTTAGTAGTCAGCCGATGGTTAACAATTACATTTGCCTCGCAGATTGGGTTGTTGTTTTCATCAGTAACAGTTCCTGTGATTGTGCAACCTGATGAGGCATCTATATCAAAGTTTATATCTATTGTTGTAGAGGTAGAAACAGTAATCACTTTTGTTACTGGCGGGTAATTTTCTGTTTCACAGACCATTACATACTGTCCTGTGGGGATATTATCAATATAATAATGGACAGGCGAATATATCGGAACAGTGATGTTATTTATCACTGCGGTTGCGGTTGCATAGTTTATCATATTGTTGATTAAAGTAGTGCTCCCGTGCGCTATTGCGAATTCCCATCGTTTAATTTCCTGATTACTTGGTCTTGCTGCAGAATATCCGCGTAAGGCACCATCCATATCATAGAGCATTACTGTCGGGACATAGTTTGTAAACTCATCAAAGTTACCTTTAATTTTGTCGCCATCTTCGGGCAATAGTATTTTTGTACCTTTTATATTTCCGGTTAATTTCCCGGGACCCATCACACCGGCGCCCATTTTTATCTGGAATGTAGCGCCTGCTGCGAGGTCGTCTGATTTAACATTCACATTTTCTGCTCTACTGATAATAGTAAAATACTCGTCAGGATTGTTTCTATCTGTTTCTTCTGGCGGATAGCCATCAGGCGGACCAAACCGCCTTAAAAATAGCATATAGAAATTATACTTACCAGCAAGCAGTTTATCCGTCTGCCATTGTTTACTCTTCAGGTTAAAAAACAAAGTTGGTACTTTAAAATCGTCTAACATTCCATTGTTGTTTATTAATGCTTGTAACTTTGAACCTTTCAGTGGAAGTTCAACTGGCAAACCGACTATAAGATACTTGGATATACCTTTATATGGTTGTCCTTTATTGTCTATACAACGAGCTGAATAATCCACTTCAGGTTTGTCCGGTGGAATAGGTGCAATAGGTTCACACAAGATACCTTCTTTTATAGCAGCTTCTACAAAAGTTGTTTGGTCTTTTGTAACGCGGACATTCGGAATTATTGCGATTGGGTAAAGTATCTGTGGTGTTGGCGGTGTGAATGAACCGGGCTGTTTATTCATTCGTTGTATTTCTATCCATAGATTATATCTGCCCGGTGGTAGTGAATCAAATGTGAATCTTGTAGGGTCTGGCGACCAGTTCCCAAGCATTGTATCCCAGCCGTATTCAACATCAATCCCGCGTGCCCGAATGATTGCCTGTAAATCTTGTGTTGCCTGGAAATAACTGCCATCAGGTAGTTTGATTTTACCTTCAAGGTGACCTGCTTTTACCATCTTAATAATAGGAAGCGGTTGCCAACCACCAGGGTCCACTTGGCTGACGACCTCAAAGTTGTATGACCTTGCAGGTACCCACTTGTCTGATTTTATCTCTACAAAATATGTGCCTGTGGAAACATCTATTGAAATTTTAAGGAATGTTGTAGTGCCTTGCAAGAGCGTCGGGTCTGCATAATAAACAGTGCCTATTCCTTGCATTTCTGTAAATTGGTGTGTTTGTGGGTCTATCGGATGTGCAATGACTTTGATAGCATCCTTTGCTGTAATTGTAACTTCTTGTGGGAAATAAAGAAACCCTGTTATTTTTGCATTGGTTGAAAGAACCACATTAAGGTTAATATTTATATCACCAGTAGACAAAACCGAACCGGCAGTAGAGTAGACCACTGAGGTCATATCGGGACACAAAACAATCCGCTGGTTATCTAATGTTGAGGTTGATTTCTGGTCAGAACCATAGTCGTAGACATATCTATACTTCCATGGCTCTGTTGAAACTGCAGTACCGCTCTCCTGCCAATAAAGTTCTTTTTTACTCAAAACATTATGATTAACCTCTAAATTATAGTTACCAGGTGCAACACCATTAAACTCATAACTTCCATCACCTCTTGTAACTGTATTGAAAAACCCGCCTGTTGTGTCGGATTGCTGCGGGTCTAGTCCTAAATTTTGTTTATCTTCTTGTTTGATAGAACAAAGATTAACCCATGCATCAGGAAGTGGTTTGTCGTTTAGTGTAACCACACCTTTTATTACACCGGTTGCGGTTTCAAGTTGAAATTTTGAAAGCTTGCGAGAACCTTCATAATAATGCGCTTGCTTGTCTGATTTATATCCTAATCTCGCTACTTGAACTGTATATGTAGAAGTTCTGATATTACCATATACAGGTTTAAGTAGATTGAATTTGCCCGAGGCATCGGTCAATGTTTTAAAAAAGTTAAACCAGTTGTATTGTTGATTATAAAATGGATTTGTAGTATCTTTAACTGTATCTGTACTAATATCCCTTATTTCAACTGCGCAGTTTGGAATTGGTGCACCATTTGATTCTACTACAACACCTTCAAATGCGATATTTGAAATATCAATCGGCTGGGCTTCTTCCGTCTTTACATTGCTGATATATCCGAGTTCAACATGCTGGTCTGTTATTAGTGCCGGGTTTATATCTCTTGGATTATCAAAAACTTCGGTTGAAACAATCACCTGCGCACCTTCTGCGGTATCCATCTTACCAACAGAGAGCAGATATG
Coding sequences:
- a CDS encoding carboxypeptidase regulatory-like domain-containing protein, with the translated sequence MKKFLSVFICVNLWFLICVHLCFSATLKVKMLDGSNNQPLDDVTVMAVGFLEGQDEPLGSVSKIGKTNTEGIVEFNGLVVSALDKLTNTAKNVWYKVIFAKHKYFPTVTEQISGNLQIPTHHFTSDTQVIPETGYHEIRLQPQQNIQAGILNIVISTTAATPNTMMWMDLRHKITGEPVAFSLQIATYGPNINPDFWLQIYNIPPAPKDTYLLSVGKMDTAEGAQVIVSTEVFDNPRDINPALITDQHVELGYISNVKTEEAQPIDISNIAFEGVVVESNGAPIPNCAVEIRDISTDTVKDTTNPFYNQQYNWFNFFKTLTDASGKFNLLKPVYGNIRTSTYTVQVARLGYKSDKQAHYYEGSRKLSKFQLETATGVIKGVVTLNDKPLPDAWVNLCSIKQEDKQNLGLDPQQSDTTGGFFNTVTRGDGSYEFNGVAPGNYNLEVNHNVLSKKELYWQESGTAVSTEPWKYRYVYDYGSDQKSTSTLDNQRIVLCPDMTSVVYSTAGSVLSTGDININLNVVLSTNAKITGFLYFPQEVTITAKDAIKVIAHPIDPQTHQFTEMQGIGTVYYADPTLLQGTTTFLKISIDVSTGTYFVEIKSDKWVPARSYNFEVVSQVDPGGWQPLPIIKMVKAGHLEGKIKLPDGSYFQATQDLQAIIRARGIDVEYGWDTMLGNWSPDPTRFTFDSLPPGRYNLWIEIQRMNKQPGSFTPPTPQILYPIAIIPNVRVTKDQTTFVEAAIKEGILCEPIAPIPPDKPEVDYSARCIDNKGQPYKGISKYLIVGLPVELPLKGSKLQALINNNGMLDDFKVPTLFFNLKSKQWQTDKLLAGKYNFYMLFLRRFGPPDGYPPEETDRNNPDEYFTIISRAENVNVKSDDLAAGATFQIKMGAGVMGPGKLTGNIKGTKILLPEDGDKIKGNFDEFTNYVPTVMLYDMDGALRGYSAARPSNQEIKRWEFAIAHGSTTLINNMINYATATAVINNITVPIYSPVHYYIDNIPTGQYVMVCETENYPPVTKVITVSTSTTIDINFDIDASSGCTITGTVTDENNNPICEANVIVNHRLTTKKTITDSSGTFTLQGLPAGIYRLDVMKPGYAANGEKIAVKPGETKSVTIKLKTAQAKITGKIYSRNEGSWAAKEKRPDVKIVAYNETENVTNPAKYLPAIPVKTDSEGSYVIPDIVLGNTYYVYCFVPDMPVNFKLVYVSTFVMANIDFIVAASTPTLKVVMKRTENPYIFRFFIFSPVRLIDPVDSFREGVPVCYYSPGRTFNEIKKIRALPVKGVKNSYSLDVEIPENTDEENYTLQIKGYFGLDKRTKTPICATEEVTFNLKALAKAKKDVDEQLAEGGSILMDDERADNTEVKLDPGTLTIDPAMVTAPSTDVAKMGDMPVGGFLSNLPNFKMSKTSKDISLLVDKAMEKITASDVYEIGLDNAQVNKAFDITLNYDRKKVDEDELDDLKVYRYNDTTEKWDEVKGQTTVDPLTGTISISADQIAASTTTPKAVVKNGVFAINRAGGTSQKASFVAFKQDPNTAKSYTGTDFEIYNFPNPFDLKDKEVTMADVAAGTTKTQSIKGTMLKYALPSDKTGNIKLYIYNLAGELVRTLEEGSMTGGKYYYTEWDGKNDRDDNCASGVYFLIAKKDGKVLNKKPLKMAIRK